One Leptospiraceae bacterium DNA window includes the following coding sequences:
- a CDS encoding thiamine pyrophosphate-binding protein, with protein MKKTGAYLAVYALEQLPIQFTFGIPGVHNTEFYDQLNQSKKIKPILVTHEGGGAFMAEAISRTSDSIGVIVTVPAAGITHAMSGIGEAFLDGIPLLVISGGIHRESGRHFQLHELDQCKLLEGITKKTFLIRDHRDIIPTIFEAYSIAVSGEPGPVFIEIPVNVQLFEGEAGDFTLFKPLN; from the coding sequence AATTACCCATTCAATTTACATTTGGAATACCGGGTGTCCATAATACAGAATTTTATGACCAACTCAATCAATCCAAAAAAATCAAACCGATTTTAGTTACGCATGAAGGCGGTGGAGCTTTCATGGCAGAGGCAATCAGTAGAACATCTGATTCAATTGGTGTGATTGTGACCGTCCCCGCTGCCGGTATCACACATGCGATGAGCGGAATCGGAGAAGCTTTCTTAGATGGAATTCCTCTTCTTGTAATTTCAGGTGGGATACACAGAGAGAGCGGAAGACATTTTCAATTGCATGAGCTTGATCAATGCAAATTATTAGAAGGCATTACTAAAAAAACTTTTTTAATCAGAGATCACAGAGATATTATTCCAACTATATTTGAAGCCTATTCCATCGCAGTCTCAGGAGAGCCCGGACCTGTGTTCATTGAAATTCCTGTGAACGTTCAATTGTTTGAAGGAGAAGCAGGAGATTTTACTTTGTTCAAACCATTGAACA